The following proteins are encoded in a genomic region of Cercospora beticola chromosome 8, complete sequence:
- a CDS encoding uncharacterized protein (antiSMASH:Cluster_6), translated as MDNIPITNTPPNTPMSDSGPTLFECVVCTDECQWPSTLEIFGHCMCKECFDRGMKPQFENHLKNEFCAPKWEGDLINLDSVKANFTPEFIREYKLKMDEYAVFPNRRIYCAGRNGEHCGAFIGSKDEMPAAAACLKCGALTCAECSSSLNPRALYKHHCQEQKENTSAMDGLQRGKDFQTCPECATPCELMDGCNHMTCELTACGCEFCFICGEHAMEGQGHWDVGKPCPKYNHPDDGNAMFEPPGLAGIPLGGDPNEWPVHPDDGNAMFMPPAIQWDRWPNHPDGLPADPFLDWPETQDIQQADADMDILMTEVTRDENDRRVLNDPGQPEAILRRVDRQKLDEIQSAVLSVLQVTAHQGQVQPWMPMLVDFISILSPLLQIYTLQSSPEEVRQAWTRYRQAIAADLDRTVTIRNIPEVMRRFPDLLPIINRWQLTDSGAEGWQEQFRLQLIEKQRVQAIQQEVDGLLFAMQNR; from the coding sequence ATGGACAACATCCCTATCACGAACACACCGCCAAACACTCCGATGTCAGACTCGGGACCCACCCTCTTCGAGTGCGTTGTTTGCACCGACGAATGCCAATGGCCATCAACTCTCGAGATCTTCGGGCACTGCATGTGCAAAGAATGTTTCGACAGGGGCATGAAGCCTCAATTCGAAAACCATCTCAAGAACGAGTTTTGCGCACCCAAGTGGGAAGGCGATCTGATCAATCTCGATTCCGTCAAAGCTAACTTTACACCAGAATTTATTCGAGAGTACAAACTGAAGATGGACGAATATGCTGTGTTCCCCAACCGCCGAATCTACTGCGCTGGTCGCAATGGTGAGCACTGTGGAGCTTTCATCGGATCGAAAGATGAGATgcctgcagctgcggcaTGCCTAAAGTGCGGCGCACTGACTTGTGCTGAATGCAGTTCGAGCCTCAATCCACGTGCTTTATACAAGCATCACTGCCaagagcagaaggagaatacaTCGGCCATGGATGGTCTGCAGAGGGGCAAAGATTTCCAAACCTGCCCAGAATGCGCTACACCATGTGAACTGATGGATGGCTGCAACCATATGACATGCGAATTGACAGCATGCGGTTGCGAATTCTGCTTCATCTGCGGCGAACACGCCATGGAAGGTCAAGGGCATTGGGACGTCGGCAAGCCATGTCCGAAGTACAATCACCCGGACGATGGCAATGCAATGTTCGAGCCCCCTGGGCTAGCTGGGATACCGCTGGGCGGTGACCCCAATGAGTGGCCCGTTCACCCTGACGATGGCAATGCAATGTTCATGCCTCCTGCGATACAGTGGGACCGCTGGCCCAATCACCCTGATGGGCTACCGGCCGATCCCTTCCTTGACTGGCCTGAGACTCAAGACATTCAGCAAGCTGATGCCGACATGGACATTCTGATGACCGAAGTCACCCGCGACGAGAACGATCGACGCGTGTTGAACGACCCTGGGCAGCCAGAAGCGATCCTGCGACGTGTTGATCGCCAGAAGTTGGACGAGATCCAATCTGCTGTACTCAGCGTTCTTCAAGTCACAGCACACCAGGGGCAGGTGCAACCTTGGATGCCCATGCTTGTGGACTTCATCTCAATTCTGTCGCCTCTGCTCCAGATATACACTCTGCAGAGCTCACCAGAAGAGGTGCGACAAGCGTGGACAAGATACCGGCAGGCTATAGCAGCTGACCTAGACCGCACCGTCACGATTAGGAATATTCCTGAAGTAATGCGCCGCTTTCCAGATCTTTTGCCCATCATCAACAGATGGCAGCTCACAGATTCCGGCGCAGAAGGATGGCAAGAGCAGTTCCGACTCCAACTGATTGAGAAGCAGCGGGTTCAAGCTATCCAACAGGAAGTCGACGGGCTACTCTTCGCAATGCAGAATCGTTGA